The following are from one region of the Paenibacillus protaetiae genome:
- a CDS encoding fumarylacetoacetate hydrolase family protein — translation MTTDIRNIYCIGRNYRLHALELGNDVPDSPMVFMKPSHAVVPMNGQTVELPAERGEIHFELEIVLRVGKSYEPGMDADACVDAMALGLDLTLRDVQSKLKAKGHPWLDAKGFKNSAPLGEWLAYPGWKALQDSEFTLVRSGVEAQRGSSKDMLFHIPQLIEHIAANFGLKEGDLIFTGTPAGVAALQDGDTLEVYWAERNAGSCTVRLV, via the coding sequence ATGACAACGGATATTCGCAACATTTATTGCATTGGACGGAACTATCGCCTGCATGCGCTTGAACTGGGCAATGATGTGCCCGATTCGCCGATGGTATTTATGAAGCCTTCGCATGCGGTGGTGCCGATGAACGGGCAAACGGTAGAGCTTCCCGCTGAGCGCGGCGAAATCCATTTTGAGCTGGAAATCGTGCTGCGGGTTGGCAAAAGCTACGAGCCCGGCATGGATGCGGATGCTTGCGTCGACGCGATGGCGCTTGGCCTTGATCTGACGCTGCGCGATGTGCAAAGCAAGCTGAAAGCGAAAGGCCATCCTTGGCTGGATGCCAAAGGATTCAAAAACTCGGCGCCGCTTGGCGAGTGGCTTGCTTATCCAGGCTGGAAGGCGCTGCAGGACAGCGAATTTACGCTTGTACGAAGCGGCGTTGAAGCGCAGCGGGGCAGCAGCAAAGATATGCTGTTCCATATTCCGCAGCTGATCGAGCATATTGCGGCAAACTTCGGCCTGAAGGAAGGAGACCTGATTTTTACGGGGACTCCTGCAGGCGTGGCCGCGCTGCAAGACGGAGACACACTCGAGGTTTATTGGGCTGAGAGGAATGCCGGCTCCTGCACAGTGCGCCTAGTGTAG
- a CDS encoding ABC-F family ATP-binding cassette domain-containing protein encodes MHLLSVEHITKSYGEKMLFEDVNFGVEDGDKIGIIGVNGTGKSTFLKVIAGIEPPDSGSISIGNRVTVRMLAQDPVFTPGETALEHVLGGDSPQLKAVREHAAAMEALELNPGDAALQQRVVAANQKMDELDAWQLESDAKTALSKLGIYDSGVRVDTMSGGQRKRVAMAAALLQPSDILILDEPTNHIDNESVAWLESMLQKRRGALLMITHDRYFLDRVSNRVIELDKGKAHFYEANYSRFLELKLEREEREAASEAKRQNLLRNELAWIRRGAKARSTKQKARIDRFEDLKKQGPQAGSGKLDISVASTRLGRKIVELEGVSKSFGERTVIRDFSYIAVPEDRVGIVGRNGEGKSTLMKIIAGHLQPDEGTVELGQTVKLGWFSQEHEEMDESLRVIEYIREEAEQVKTGDGTTISAAQMLERFLFPPAMQWSLIGKLSGGEKRRLQLLRVLMSAPNVLMLDEPTNDLDIATLTVLESYLDEFPGVVFVVSHDRYFLDRTVDKIIAFEGNGVITHHTGNYSDYQEHADKQAASAAPSAAPGKQQGTGRDGGGSRPEASRGESKERKLKMSYKDQKDFEQIDGWIEEAEQRLASVAAAMEAAGSDSAKLQELAEQQQQLEAKLEQLMDRWTELNELAEQIAAQK; translated from the coding sequence ATGCATTTATTATCGGTTGAACATATAACAAAAAGCTACGGCGAAAAAATGCTGTTTGAGGACGTGAATTTTGGCGTCGAGGACGGCGACAAAATCGGCATTATCGGCGTCAACGGCACCGGCAAGTCGACGTTTCTGAAGGTCATTGCGGGCATCGAGCCGCCGGATTCCGGCTCCATCTCGATTGGCAATCGCGTAACGGTGCGGATGCTGGCGCAGGACCCGGTATTTACGCCGGGCGAAACGGCGCTGGAGCATGTGCTGGGCGGCGATTCGCCGCAGCTGAAGGCTGTACGCGAGCATGCAGCGGCGATGGAAGCGCTGGAGCTGAATCCAGGCGATGCCGCGCTGCAGCAGCGGGTTGTTGCGGCGAATCAGAAGATGGATGAGCTGGACGCATGGCAGCTGGAAAGCGACGCCAAGACGGCGCTTTCCAAGCTCGGTATTTATGACAGCGGCGTTCGCGTCGATACGATGTCCGGCGGGCAGCGCAAGCGCGTGGCGATGGCAGCGGCACTGCTGCAGCCGTCGGATATTTTGATATTGGACGAGCCGACCAACCATATTGACAACGAATCGGTGGCCTGGCTCGAAAGTATGCTGCAAAAACGCCGCGGCGCGCTGCTGATGATTACGCATGACCGCTATTTCCTCGACCGTGTCAGCAATCGCGTTATTGAGCTGGACAAAGGGAAGGCGCATTTTTATGAGGCGAACTACAGCCGGTTTCTGGAGCTGAAGCTGGAGCGTGAGGAGCGGGAAGCGGCGTCCGAGGCGAAACGGCAAAACTTGCTGCGCAATGAGCTGGCGTGGATCCGGCGCGGGGCAAAGGCGCGTTCAACGAAGCAAAAGGCACGGATTGACCGTTTCGAAGACTTGAAGAAGCAGGGGCCGCAGGCCGGCAGCGGCAAGCTGGACATTTCGGTAGCTTCCACCCGGCTGGGCCGCAAAATTGTGGAGCTCGAAGGCGTGAGCAAATCGTTTGGCGAGCGGACGGTCATTCGTGATTTCAGCTATATTGCAGTGCCGGAGGATCGTGTCGGCATCGTAGGCCGCAACGGGGAAGGCAAATCGACGCTGATGAAAATTATTGCCGGCCATTTGCAGCCGGACGAAGGCACAGTAGAGCTTGGCCAGACAGTGAAGCTGGGCTGGTTCTCGCAGGAGCATGAAGAGATGGACGAGTCGCTTCGTGTTATTGAATATATCCGCGAGGAAGCGGAGCAGGTCAAAACCGGAGACGGCACGACGATTTCCGCTGCGCAAATGCTGGAGCGGTTCCTGTTCCCGCCGGCGATGCAGTGGAGCCTGATCGGCAAGCTGTCCGGCGGCGAGAAGCGGCGCCTGCAGCTGCTGCGGGTGCTGATGAGCGCGCCAAACGTGCTGATGCTCGACGAGCCGACCAATGATTTGGACATCGCAACGCTGACCGTGCTGGAGTCGTATTTGGATGAATTTCCGGGCGTTGTGTTTGTGGTATCCCATGACCGCTACTTTCTGGACCGGACGGTGGACAAAATTATCGCGTTTGAAGGTAATGGCGTCATTACGCATCATACGGGCAATTATTCCGATTATCAGGAGCATGCGGACAAGCAGGCAGCAAGCGCTGCGCCTTCCGCCGCTCCCGGGAAGCAGCAGGGCACGGGCCGCGATGGCGGCGGAAGCCGGCCGGAAGCGTCTCGTGGCGAAAGCAAGGAACGCAAGCTGAAAATGTCGTATAAGGATCAAAAAGACTTCGAGCAGATCGACGGCTGGATTGAAGAAGCGGAACAGCGGCTTGCCTCGGTGGCCGCCGCAATGGAAGCGGCAGGAAGCGACTCCGCCAAGCTGCAGGAGCTTGCGGAGCAGCAGCAGCAGCTGGAAGCGAAGCTGGAGCAGCTGATGGACCGCTGGACGGAACTGAATGAGCTGGCCGAGCAAATCGCAGCGCAAAAATAA